In one Streptomyces marincola genomic region, the following are encoded:
- a CDS encoding GntR family transcriptional regulator, with translation MDVKFSIDRTSPVPLYFQLSQQLEAAIEHGQLAPGALLGNEIELAGRLGLSRPTVRQAIQALVDKGLLVRRRGIGTQVVRSQVKRPLELSSLYDDLEAAGQHPGTRVLDVADLPAPPDVAAALGIAEGTGVRRIERLRLTHGDPIAFLRNYLPPPVPAPARRDLEATGLYRLLRAAGTTLHSARQSIGARAATEEEAALLAEPPGAPLLSMRRTAFDDKGHAVEYGTHLYRASRYTFELQLLIRP, from the coding sequence GTGGACGTGAAGTTCAGCATCGACCGCACGAGCCCCGTGCCGCTGTACTTCCAGCTGTCCCAGCAACTGGAGGCCGCGATCGAGCACGGCCAGCTCGCGCCCGGCGCCCTCCTGGGCAACGAGATCGAGCTGGCCGGCCGCCTCGGCCTGTCCCGCCCGACGGTGCGCCAGGCGATCCAGGCCCTGGTCGACAAGGGGTTGCTGGTGCGCCGCCGGGGCATCGGCACCCAGGTGGTCCGCAGCCAGGTCAAACGGCCGCTCGAACTCAGCAGCCTCTACGACGACTTGGAGGCGGCGGGCCAGCACCCCGGCACGCGCGTCCTGGACGTCGCGGACCTGCCCGCGCCGCCGGACGTCGCCGCCGCCCTCGGCATCGCCGAGGGCACCGGCGTGCGGCGGATAGAACGGCTGCGGCTCACCCACGGCGACCCCATCGCGTTCCTGCGCAACTACCTGCCGCCGCCCGTCCCCGCCCCCGCGCGGCGCGACCTCGAAGCCACCGGCCTCTACCGCCTGCTGCGCGCGGCCGGCACCACGCTCCACAGCGCCCGCCAGTCGATCGGCGCGCGCGCCGCGACGGAGGAGGAGGCGGCCCTGCTCGCCGAGCCGCCGGGCGCGCCGCTGCTGAGCATGCGCCGCACGGCGTTCGACGACAAGGGCCACGCCGTGGAGTACGGCACGCACCTGTACCGCGCGTCCCGCTACACGTTCGAACTCCAACTGCTGATCCGCCCCTGA